Proteins from one Phoenix dactylifera cultivar Barhee BC4 unplaced genomic scaffold, palm_55x_up_171113_PBpolish2nd_filt_p 002532F, whole genome shotgun sequence genomic window:
- the LOC120109630 gene encoding sugar transport protein MST3-like codes for MAGGAIISNNGGAEYPGKMTLFVFLTCLVASSGGLIFGYDIGVSGGVTSMDSFLLKFFPSVYKEEKENVSTNQYCKFDSQLLTAFTSSLYLAALIASFVASTMTRMYGRRWSMFVSGVSVLVGSALNGLAENVLILIVGRILLGVGVGFANQSVPVYLSEMAPARLRGMLNICFQLMTTIGIFVANVVNYGTAKISGGWGWRVSLALGAVPAVIITIGSLFLFDTPNSLIERGHKEKAKVVLSRIRGTDDIYHEYDDLVVASEESKAVKHPWSNILKRKYRPQLTMAILIPFFQQVTGINAIMLYAPVLFKTIGFGTEASLMSAVIIGVVKVLSTLVSIATVDKLGRRVLFLQGGTQMIICQIIVGTLIAIKFGTEGHAIVSKPYAISVVVFICLYMAGFAWSWGPLGWLVPSEIFPLEIRSAGQSITVSVNMFVTFVNAQIFLTLFCHMKFGLFYFFSGWVTMMTIFIALFLPETKNVPIEEMVLVWKKHWFWGKFIADEDVHVGNIGMSNSKP; via the exons ATGGCAGGAGGTGCGATCATAAGCAACAATGGAGGGGCAGAATACCCAGGGAAGATGACGCTCTTTGTTTTCCTCACCTGCCTTGTGGCCTCCTCTGGGGGACTTATCTTTGGTTATGACATCGGGGTTTCTG GTGGGGTGACGTCGATGGATTCATTCTTGCTAAAGTTCTTCCCGTCAGTTtacaaggaggagaaggagaacgtAAGCACCAACCAATACTGCAAGTTTGACAGCCAGCTTCTTACTGCCTTCACATCATCTCTATACTTAGCAGCGCTCATTGCTTCATTCGTtgcatctacaatgacaagaatGTATGGGAGGAGATGGTCAATGTTTGTGAGTGGAGTTTCCGTTCTCGTGGGTTCTGCCCTTAATGGTTTAGCAGAGAATGTGCTCATTCTCATCGTTGGTCGCATCCTTCTTGGTGTTGGTGTAGGATTCGCGAATCAG TCTGTACCAGTGTATCTTTCTGAGATGGCACCTGCGAGGCTTCGAGGCATGCTCAATATTTGTTTCCAACTCATGACTACAATTGGGATATTTGTTGCCAATGTTGTCAACTATGGAACTGCTAAAATTAGTGGTGGGTGGGGTTGGCGCGTTAGCCTTGCGCTTGGTGCTGTTCCTGCTGTGATTATAACCATTGGCTCACTGTTTCTCTTTGACACCCCTAACTCGCTTATTGAGCGTGGCCATAAAGAGAAGGCTAAAGTTGTGCTCTCCAGGATTCGTGGCACTGATGATATCTATCATGAGTATGATGATCTGGTGGTAGCCAGTGAGGAGTCCAAAGCTGTGAAACACCCCTGGTCTAATATACTAAAGAGGAAGTATCGACCGCAGCTCACCATGGCCATCCTCATCCCCTTCTTCCAACAAGTCACTGGCATTAACGCTATCATGCTATATGCTCCTGTTCTCTTCAAGACAATTGGTTTTGGCACCGAGGCCTCCCTCATGTCTGCTGTAATTATTGGTGTTGTCAAAGTCCTTTCGACGTTAGTCTCCATTGCCACCGTCGACAAGCTCGGTAGGAGGGTGCTCTTTTTACAAGGTGGCACACAAATGATCATATGCCAG ATTATAGTGGGGACATTGATTGCGATCAAGTTTGGGACTGAGGGACATGCAATTGTATCAAAACCTTATGCTATCTCTGTGGTGGTGTTCATTTGCCTCTATATGGCTGGCTTCGCATGGTCATGGGGTCCACTTGGATGGTTGGTCCCTAGTGAGATATTTCCTCTTGAGATCCGGTCGGCAGGCCAAAGCATCACAGTCTCCGTCAATATGTTTGTTACCTTCGTCAATGCGCAAATATTCCTTACTCTCTTTTGCCACATGAAATTTGGGCTCTTCTACTTCTTTAGTGGGTGGGTGACCATGATGACCATCTTTATTGCCCTATTCCTACCTGAGACCAAGAATGTGCCCATTGAAGAGATGGTCCTTGTGTGGAAAAAACATTGGTTTTGGGGCAAGTTCATTGCTGATGAGGATGTTCATGTTGGAAATATTGGGATGAGCAACAGCAAACCATGA